Proteins encoded in a region of the Streptomyces sp. NBC_01471 genome:
- a CDS encoding HEAT repeat domain-containing protein → MIDPVIAPSGTLLGLLQRGRGDGTLHALAAPRKEALAALNHCVLSDPRHDWQVENRSLYYARLYLDLDGGLGEIERHLFVPDDHFVTEDSRTGLALAVLGHLASYDRGDALALLRRYAATGSNWAWALDELALRDDDAGLRSLAVPVLGRFPATPQGEAELAAAVRDAYEPRPWRLWADDPRESVGARVRAAGEQGSFDRWQRQMRPTGPRPGWSVQAVFDWAQQGLERGSELHLPAARCLTAVAGPGDRAAIVEAARSGADGARCAALHYLAEARDPAVLDLVEAAVDSPSRIVAETAVAAFERMCGDEAVDRARCWVQRPDALGASAAGVLAGRGGTQDAHLVLGALRETVRADGPDAALLWTLVDGAGRLGIACAAPVLRHVYRETASSHLRGSAARALAATDPSFGAGFAVECLWDCEETTREVAALHAATGDIRVVDRLRRLAADPAEEAEVQTAVRSRIGTEGTAV, encoded by the coding sequence ATGATCGATCCAGTCATAGCGCCGAGCGGCACCTTGCTCGGCCTCCTCCAGCGGGGCCGCGGCGACGGCACGCTGCACGCGCTCGCCGCACCGCGCAAGGAAGCGCTGGCCGCCCTGAATCACTGCGTCCTGAGCGACCCCCGCCACGACTGGCAGGTCGAGAACCGCTCGCTCTACTACGCGCGCCTCTATCTCGACCTCGACGGCGGGCTCGGTGAGATCGAGCGGCACCTCTTCGTCCCGGACGACCACTTCGTCACCGAGGACAGCAGGACCGGGCTCGCCCTCGCGGTGCTGGGGCACCTCGCCTCGTACGACAGGGGAGACGCGCTAGCGCTGCTGCGGCGGTACGCGGCGACCGGCTCCAACTGGGCCTGGGCGCTCGACGAACTCGCACTGCGCGACGACGACGCCGGGCTGCGCTCCCTGGCCGTGCCCGTGCTCGGCCGGTTCCCCGCCACCCCGCAGGGCGAGGCCGAACTGGCCGCCGCCGTGCGCGACGCCTACGAACCCAGGCCCTGGCGGCTGTGGGCCGACGACCCCCGGGAGTCGGTCGGCGCCCGGGTCCGGGCCGCCGGGGAGCAGGGGTCCTTCGACCGCTGGCAGCGCCAGATGCGCCCGACGGGCCCCCGGCCCGGCTGGAGCGTGCAGGCCGTCTTCGACTGGGCGCAGCAGGGTCTGGAACGCGGCAGCGAACTGCACCTGCCCGCCGCCCGCTGCCTCACCGCCGTGGCCGGTCCCGGGGACCGCGCCGCGATCGTCGAGGCCGCCCGCAGCGGTGCGGACGGGGCGCGCTGTGCGGCGCTGCACTATCTCGCCGAGGCCCGGGATCCCGCTGTGCTGGACCTCGTCGAAGCGGCGGTGGACAGCCCTTCCCGCATCGTCGCGGAGACGGCCGTGGCCGCCTTCGAGCGGATGTGCGGCGACGAAGCGGTGGACCGGGCACGCTGCTGGGTGCAGCGGCCCGACGCGCTGGGAGCCTCCGCAGCCGGTGTGCTCGCAGGGCGCGGCGGGACGCAGGACGCACACCTGGTGCTCGGCGCGCTGCGCGAGACCGTCCGGGCCGACGGCCCCGACGCGGCCCTGCTCTGGACGCTCGTCGACGGCGCCGGACGGCTCGGAATCGCCTGCGCGGCGCCCGTTCTGCGCCATGTGTACCGCGAGACGGCCTCCTCGCACCTGCGCGGCAGCGCGGCCCGCGCGCTCGCCGCCACCGACCCGTCCTTCGGCGCCGGATTCGCCGTCGAGTGCCTGTGGGACTGCGAGGAGACCACCCGCGAGGTGGCCGCCCTGCACGCCGCGACCGGCGACATCCGGGTGGTCGACCGCCTCCGGCGGCTGGCCGCCGATCCCGCCGAGGAGGCCGAGGTGCAGACCGCGGTGCGCAGCCGGATCGGAACCGAGGGGACCGCGGTCTGA
- a CDS encoding biotin-dependent carboxyltransferase family protein produces MAGVPRALEVVRPGALTTVQDLGRPGYAHLGVPRSGALDPAAHRLANLLAGNTADAATLETTLDGTAVRVRTDVTAAVTGAPCPVRIDGRPTAWGAPVRVPAGAVLDVGGAVEGLRSYVAFGGGVAVPPVLGSRATDLLSGLGPAPLAAGQLLPLGAPAGPPGPVDAVPLPAPPAELVLPLILGPRADRFTDAALRALPEACYRVSAASNRIGLRTEGPPLERSDGAELPSEGMVLGAVQVPPDGLPVLFLADHPVTGGYPVLGVVPEDRLGAAAQAVPGIPVVFVPVHRHPAPAPGTRGPRTR; encoded by the coding sequence ATGGCCGGGGTCCCCCGGGCTCTGGAGGTCGTGCGCCCCGGTGCTCTCACCACCGTGCAGGACCTCGGGCGCCCGGGGTACGCGCATCTCGGTGTTCCGCGCTCGGGCGCCCTGGACCCGGCCGCGCACCGGCTGGCGAACCTCCTCGCGGGGAACACGGCGGACGCCGCCACCCTGGAGACGACCCTCGACGGCACCGCGGTACGGGTCCGTACGGACGTCACCGCGGCCGTGACCGGTGCGCCCTGTCCGGTGCGGATCGACGGCCGCCCCACCGCCTGGGGCGCGCCGGTGCGGGTCCCGGCGGGCGCGGTACTCGATGTGGGCGGGGCCGTCGAGGGGCTGCGCAGTTATGTGGCGTTCGGCGGTGGCGTCGCCGTGCCGCCGGTGCTCGGCAGCCGGGCCACCGACCTGCTCTCCGGTCTTGGCCCCGCACCGCTTGCGGCCGGACAGCTGCTGCCGCTCGGTGCCCCGGCCGGGCCTCCGGGCCCGGTGGACGCCGTCCCGCTGCCCGCTCCCCCGGCCGAGCTGGTGCTTCCGCTGATCCTGGGCCCCCGCGCGGACCGGTTCACGGATGCGGCGCTGCGGGCTCTGCCGGAGGCCTGCTACCGGGTCTCGGCCGCGAGCAACCGCATCGGCCTGCGCACCGAGGGCCCGCCACTGGAGCGGTCGGACGGCGCCGAACTCCCCAGTGAGGGAATGGTTCTGGGCGCGGTGCAGGTGCCGCCCGACGGGCTGCCGGTGCTCTTCCTCGCCGATCATCCGGTGACCGGGGGTTATCCGGTGCTCGGTGTGGTCCCCGAGGACCGGCTGGGGGCTGCGGCCCAGGCGGTACCGGGGATTCCGGTGGTGTTCGTTCCCGTGCACCGCCACCCGGCTCCGGCGCCCGGCACCCGGGGTCCGCGGACCCGCTGA
- a CDS encoding allophanate hydrolase subunit 1, translated as MRVLPVGEHALLVELESAPETEAFHAELLRRRDAGELPPVGEIVPAARTVLLDGLARPRELADRLTTWTVPPSAGAGGPEIEIAVRYDGPDLAEVARRWQVAPEEVPGIVGGLRFRVAFCGFVPGFGYLSGLPERLRLPRRATPRTAVPAGSVALADTYAGVYPRSSPGGWQLIGTTGAVLWDQDREPAALLVPGVRVRFSTEEPA; from the coding sequence ATGAGGGTGCTTCCGGTGGGCGAACACGCCCTGCTCGTCGAGCTGGAGTCGGCTCCGGAGACGGAGGCCTTCCACGCGGAGCTGCTGCGCCGGCGCGACGCAGGTGAACTTCCCCCGGTGGGGGAGATCGTGCCGGCCGCCCGGACCGTACTGCTGGACGGCCTGGCCCGGCCCCGGGAACTCGCCGACCGGCTCACGACCTGGACCGTGCCGCCGTCGGCCGGTGCCGGGGGTCCCGAGATCGAGATCGCCGTGCGCTACGACGGCCCCGACCTGGCGGAGGTGGCGCGCCGCTGGCAGGTGGCGCCGGAGGAGGTGCCCGGCATCGTCGGGGGCCTGCGGTTCCGGGTCGCCTTCTGCGGGTTCGTCCCCGGCTTCGGCTATCTGTCCGGGCTTCCCGAACGGCTGCGGCTGCCGCGCCGGGCCACGCCCCGTACGGCCGTGCCCGCCGGTTCGGTCGCTCTCGCCGACACCTACGCGGGTGTCTACCCCCGCTCGTCCCCCGGTGGCTGGCAGCTGATCGGCACCACCGGCGCGGTGCTGTGGGACCAGGACCGCGAACCTGCGGCGCTGCTGGTGCCCGGCGTACGGGTGCGGTTCAGCACCGAGGAGCCGGCATGA
- a CDS encoding ankyrin repeat domain-containing protein, producing MSEAPDPEVVELATKVFDLARHGETDALAAYVDAGVPANLTNDRGDTLVMLAAYHGHAATVEALLTRGAEADRANDRGQTPLAGAVFKGEDAVIRALLAGGADPEAGTPSAVDTARMFGKTELVELFGAR from the coding sequence ATGAGCGAGGCTCCGGACCCCGAGGTGGTCGAGCTGGCGACGAAGGTCTTCGACCTCGCCCGGCACGGGGAGACCGACGCGCTCGCCGCGTACGTCGACGCAGGGGTCCCGGCGAACCTCACCAACGACCGCGGCGACACCCTCGTGATGCTCGCCGCCTACCACGGCCACGCGGCGACGGTGGAAGCGCTCCTCACCCGCGGGGCGGAGGCGGACCGGGCCAACGACCGGGGGCAGACCCCGCTGGCCGGTGCGGTCTTCAAGGGCGAGGACGCGGTGATCCGTGCCCTGCTCGCCGGCGGCGCCGATCCGGAGGCCGGGACTCCGTCCGCGGTGGATACCGCGCGGATGTTTGGGAAGACAGAGCTGGTGGAGCTGTTCGGCGCACGCTGA